The Scomber scombrus chromosome 19, fScoSco1.1, whole genome shotgun sequence DNA window tttttatgaaatgactgttgtagtatgattatcaggtgacccttgttgtgtatcatgattttggttagtatacagtgtataatattaacgctattgatgatttttcacaataaaattccccaaaaatatgcaaactttttttccccctgaaatcactgttgtagtatgattatcaggtgaccatttttgtgtagcatgattttggtgagtatacagtgtataatattaacgctattgacgatttttcacaataatattccccaaaaatatgcaaaaagattttttttttaatgaaatgactgttgtagtatgattatcaggtgaccatttttgtgtagcatgattttggtgagtatacagtgtataatattaacgctattgacgatatttcacaataaaattccccaaaaatatgcaaaaagatttatttttttaatgaaatgacagttgtagtatgattatcaggtgaccattgttgtgaagcatgattttggtcatcctacagtgtataatattaacgctattgaatatttttcacaataaaattccccaaaaatatgcaaaaagtttttctgaaatgactgttgtagtatgattatcaggtgacccttgttgtgtatcatgattttggtcatcctacagtgtataatattaacgctattgacgatttttcacaataaaattccccaaaaatatgcaaactttttttccccctgaaatcactgttgtagtatgattatcaggtgacccttgttgtgtatcatgattttggtgagtatacagtgtataatattaacgctattgacgatttttcacattaaaattccccaaaaatatgcaaaaatatttttttttctgaaatgactgttgtagtatgattatcaggtgacccttgttgtgtatcatgattttggtcatcctacagtgtataatattaacgctattgacgatttttcacaataaaattccccaaaaatatgcaatttttttttcctgaaataactgttgtagtatgattatcaggtgaccattgttgtgtagcatgattttggtcagtatacagtgtataatattaacgctattgacgatttttcacaataaaattccccaaaaatatgcaaaaagattcatcttttttatgaaatgactgttgtagtatgattatcaggtgaccattgttgtgaagcatgattttggtgagtatacagtgtataatattaacgctattcacgatatttcacaataaaattgcccaaaaatatgcaaaaagatttattttttttatgaaatgactgttgtagtatgattatcaggtgaccattgttgtgaaacatgattttggtgagtatacagtgtataatattaacactattgactatttttcacaataaaattccccaaaaatatgcaaaaagtttttttctgaaatcactgttgtagtatgattatcacgtgacccttgttgtgtatcatgattttggtcatcctacagtgtataatattaacgctattgacgatatttcaaaataaaattccccaaaaatatgcaaaaagtttttcctgaaataactgttgtagtatgattatcaggtgaccattgttgtgtatcatgattttggtgagtatacagtgtataatattaacgctattgacgatttttcacaataaaattccccaaaaatatgcaaaaagatttattttttttctgaaatcactgttgtagtatgattatcaggtgaccgttcatgtgtggagtgaatttggtgagactacagagatattgaatatgttttgctttggtactgcaaTTTGTaaacggtccctaagcgctcgcctctccgcccgaaACGCATAGAGaacaatatatttcctgcagcctggaggacgactcgttttggcgaaaatgagtttgtagtcaatagtctaccttactacgataggaaagagacgttttttatgttttaacaatgtttcgtttgtgagctattgatcgctgaagttcgaatctgccaatctctttctaactttacctaagttgctgaaattaaatgtctgatcactgatcagtctctgatccatcctgctcagactctctgcgcggggcagctctcccgcatcactctctcggtcacctgactgtagctagatctctctcctctctgacggagctaccaaactcaactgtttctctcaaagataacgtgttgtgtgtcaggcttttatacaagctaatggacgttaacattagagccgacctgttaggttacgttacaaggctgccggtaaacgttggctgcgctgtttcttaccttgctctacgttgactttactagttccagcttcaccgtcaccacctttttaaaaaatatttgtttagaaaatctctaaggcctctattttcctcttatcttttctttacttttctgagcaccggacttgggctgaccggacatttttagcgtactgaacttcaaatgacaacatcaaattttgatcagtggccaaaccatttttgtgttgggggtggggtggttcttgaccactatttcaagagcgattaggaagaaaacaattaaaagcttttatgtaactcaaatattacacatcttttccacagataggcctattttgaaaaatgattccataatttaatgtgggcccagttctgcccccccccccccctaccctgggcccgggacaacagacccgtttgtccccccctatcggcgggAGTGATATACATATTTGGTGTCATGCattctttcatccttttcagcttctacaAATCAAGACTTCCTTCCTACTAtcagaaaaactaaaactaagaataaaattaaataaaaactaaaacttaaactagtaaattcctcaaaataaaaataaaacttcttaatcacttgttaaagcaactaaaactaaactgaaataaaaaaaataaaaaaaaactgaaaccccccccccaaaaaaataaatataaaagctaATGAAAATTTCAAAAACTATAATCAGTGAGCCCCTAAACTGTGATGAAAATCTACCTGACAGGCCGAACTCAGGGCTGAAATATCTCACGGTTGTATGACATTCAGAATGAACACGATGAACTACAGGAAAACCTGACCCCTATAGGCCCCGCCCATCCGCCTTCATCAGCGAATTCCTtaattctgattggctgtgagagATCGCCCCCCGTTCGCTATTGGCTGAAATCTCTGCCTCTCACTCCCCGCCTCCTGCTGTCACCCGAGCACTAGCACAACCATGATGGCGGCCTTCGGTGTGGCTCGCAGCAGCTGCGGACTGTTAAATGGGTTGAGGATATCTTTCAGGAGTTTGGCGCAAGTGAAACATGGCGCAGTCACACCGCAGACGAACCTCCGACAAGCCTGCCGCTTGTACTCGGTCAGCCACCTGTCAGTGAGGGAGAGGATCGAGGAGAAACGGAAGGCGGCGCTAGTCGGGGGAGGTCAGCAGAGAATTGATGCCCAACATAAAAGGGTAAAGTCAGCTAACATTGACTTTCTTTCACTCTTATGTTAACATGCATTTAGCTGAGCATGTGTGCACCTTTTCAGTCTTATCTGCTTCATTTAAACTGGCAGCAGGGGTGGTTGAAGGGTGAaatgccttgctcaagggctcCAAGTCACACCGTGCCTGATTTCATGCACAAAGCAGCTTAAAATGCATATATCACTTAATTCAATGCATTGTACACATTTACTCCTGGACAACTGGAGATCAAGGCACTCACCCTCTGCCAAATTCAGCTAGAAGTTGTACTTCTGAGTTTTAACAACAAGGTTGAATAACAAAGCCTTAAAGTATTCCCCAAGTTGTTTATGAAGCAAATGTGGGTGCTCTTTGAAAATGACAATCACAGTGTGCAATGTGACAGTCCATATGTGACTTGTGATTTACTTACATTGATATTAAGATATATTTACAGTACTATGCAAAAAAGTTTTAgacattaaaagtaaatatacTTTCAAAAATATGACCATGGATATTTTTTACTCATCAATTAACTTCATACAAAATTCAGTAAACAGAACCTTAATGAAATTGCTCGGCAGGCTGATAGTTTAAAGCGTCTGTGGATTTAGGTGTCTTAGTTGCTTCATGTAATTCCAGACAGTTGAGATCAGGACTCTGTGTGTGCCTGAACATCTGTTGCATGActccttgtttttcttgtcattaaaataaattcttAATGATGTCATGGTGTTGAATAAATTTGAGTCCAATCAGATGCCTCCCTCATGGCATTGCATAATGGAAAATAATCTAAGCactcaaaatatcaaaaaactttgcacagtactgtagatattatgtgttatatatgtagatataaagtcCTCTGGCTATCGTCATATTTTTCCTGATCTGTCATAgatgaaatgaataatgtcatAAGTAAAGCAGTAAATTAGTCTGACCAGAATATTGGTCAGTGATTCCTTTTTGCAGATATATCTATATGAATGTATTTGTAACAAGACTTTTCTGTACGGACATACCAAAGATATGTTTGAGGTCATGTGAAGACAGTGTCATCCTTGCATGGTTTTCATCAGAGAGCACTTCTAAGTTtgtttttcaactgtaaaatgtctttcttgCTTGATTCATGTCATGGTCACGATCCTTAAAACACACTAAAATCCTCattagaaatgtttgtttataatgtgttattGATATTTTGTAAGTACATTTTTGAAGTCTTTTTACCTGCATGCTACCAGGTCAACTAGTGTTGTATTCTTTCAGGTTAATGTGTAGTTACGTGGTGTTATGTGTTACAGGGTAAGCTGACAGCCAGGGAGCGAGTGGAGCTTTTGCTGGACCATGAATCCTTTGTGGAGTCGGACATGTTTGTGGAGCATCGCTGCTCCGACTTCGGCATGGAGCAGGACAGAAACAAGGTGACCGTCACAAGAGCATCCTGCTTTACTCCCCCCTCTTGGGTTTTCTCGTCCTCatatcttttcctctctctgttttagtTCCCAGGGGACAGCGTCGTGACAGGCCGGGGCAGGATCAACGGCCGTCTGGTTTATGTGTTCAGTCAGGTACAATGTGTAGTTATATTGTAGTGATCCTTATATTCTGGTAGCTGTTTAACTTGTGTAATAttctctgtatttttgttttgtcttctgcTGTTTTCCTCAGGACTTCACAGTGTTCGGTGGCAGTCTGTCTGGAGCTCATGCACAGAAGATCTGTAAGGTAAATACAACTGAGACTGAGGTGCACATGTACTCTATGTGTCTGTGAAATGCCTCAATGTTGGCATTAAATATTCAGTAATTGTTCCCTGTCAATTAATCAGAATGTCCGCGAGTGTTTTTGCATCTTATCAATGGTTCCTGCTCATTCAAACACTATTTCTGATGTGTAACCCTTAAATGTTTCTGTGCTCAGATCATGGACCAGGCCATGATGGTTGGAGCCCCAGTCATCGGTTTGAACGACTCCGGAGGAGCTCGGATCCAGGAGGGAGTGGAGTCTCTGGCCGGATATGCAGATATTTTCCTGGTGTGTTTTATAAACAGTTCAGGCACATGACTGCTCACTCACATGACATCGTAAATCCCCAAAATCATATGTTGTGTTAATTGTAGGATTACTTTCTGAGTGGAAGACCTTATGTTTTGGtggatttaacattttaaatagccAGAGTTAGTTATTGTTGCATTTATCACAATGTGTTTTCAAagtcacactacaacagtttttgTGACCAAACGTTCTCCTTCTCCAGAGGAATGTGATGGCTTCAGGAGTCGTCCCTCAGATCTCTCTCATCATGGGCCCCTGTGCAGGAGGAGCTGTCTACTCTCCCGCCCTGACAGACTTCACCTTCATGGTTAAGGTATAAAACTGCACAATTACAAATCTACACTCTGATTATAATTAGCATTAAAGAAGTTGGgaagaataaatacaatatactgttttcttttcatttaatactcaatttaatttgatttcagCTTTAACAAACATCCAAAATTAACATTATTCTATTCCAGACAATCTTGTTTCAAGGAATATATACTTATTCACAATACCCTgacaagtttgtgtgtgtgtgtgtgtgtgtgtaggacacATCATACCTGTTCATCACAGGACCAGATGTTGTGAAGTCTGTCACCAATGAAGATGTGACTCAAGAGGAGCTGGGCGGAGCCAAGACGCACACCACCGTGTCTGGTTAGCTTTTTCACATTGCGTTGAAAACATGATTAGGGTCGGGTATCAAAATGACCCAGTACCAAATAGCATTGAAACTTCTGCAGTGAAACGATGCCtgcatttgatccttttttgtttggttttgctTGCATCCAATCACTGCAATTGTTCTTCagtttaatgcaacatgtgattggccaactactgcagcagctacaaccccTACAGTCTGTGTGGATGGAGTCGAGCGCAGTCTATTCAAAGGAGTTGACTGTTCAGTGTGCTGGGATgccacaaaaataaatattttaataattttgaatattttcaaaatgtatttgtgcaaaaaaatcatgataaaaaatatgaagtACTCTATTGGTTAAGTGTACTGGTATTggtatcattttttaaacaatatccAGCCTTAAACATGACCCTTTTTgaaaatctttcattttttgtctCATGGTGCTGTTATTATGTAGATGTTcactggatttatttttttgttcatgtttttaaatcGGAATCTCGTTCTTTGCTGTTTCACAGTTATAGTCCAGTGGCTATTTTTATATAACAGTGGAGTCTATGTAAAATGATGCAGGGTTATTTGTCATATTGATATACCAACTTTGCAGTAACTCATTCAGTGACACTTGAGAAGAAATACAGTCTTTACAGTCTAATAACCATCTGTCTCATGTCTTCTTCTCAGGTGTGGCTCACCGTGCATTTGAGAATGACATTGAAGCCCTGCTCAACCTGCGAGAGTTCTTCAACTTCCTTCCACTCAGCAATCAGGACCAGCCCCCCATCAGAGAGTGCCACGACCCCAGGTAACCAATCACATCGCCCTTCACTTTTCTGATCAGTTTTAATTTCAACTTGGGTCTGATCAGTTGTTCCTTTTGTTTCAGCGACCGTCCTGTTCTTTCATTGGATACCATCGTCCCCTTCGAGTCAACTAAAGCCTATGACATGTTGGACATCATTCATGCAgtatgtcacacacacacacacacacacacacacacacacacacacacacacacacacacacacatacacatacacatacacatacacacacacacacacacacacacacgtacctgcagccacatttcatataatttcagccacttttaaacatttccaCTCTTCATGCATCTGTCCAGATCGTAGATGAGAAGGACTTTTTTGAGATCATGCCCAACTACGCCAAAAACATTGTGGTGGGATTTGCCCGCATGAATGGACGCACCGTAGGAATTGTGGGTAACCAGCCTAAAGTGGCTTCTGGTGAGTAAAGAAACGGACATACAAAAGGAATAAGTTATAACTTGTTTATGAATCAGgttattttaattatctgcACTtagttttcattcttttttatatctttactctttttaattgtatgtgcAAACAAGTCCCAAAAAGAGCACAACTGGAGAAAATTACCAACAATTTAAAACCGCTGTTTTCTGATTAATAATCTACACTGTTACCATCTTGTTGTTTATTCCATCATCTCTCTGCCCTGATCTCCAGGTTGTTTGGACATCAACTCCTCTGTGAAGGGAGCCCGTTTTGTACGCTTCTGTGATGCTTTCAACATTCCCATCATCACCTTTGTGGATGTGCCAGGCTTCCTGCCAGGTATTGCTAAATAAATCTGACTGTATAATATACAACAGCTGAAGGCTAAAAGCACAGAGTAATCCAGCTGTTGACCAAACTCCAGTTAAAACAGCAGAAGGTTTTTGCATACTTGTGGTGTGTGTCCAAAAAGTAGTGGGGTTCACTTGTTGGTTCAGAGAACGAAGCGGTAAATCtgattttcatgtttctgtgaaCATCAGGATTTATGGAGGAGGTTTGAAAAGGTGGCACAAAGCTAATGGAGGAAGATGTTTCTAAATCTTAGACGATTATAAATCTGGTTCTCAACAGGTACCGCTCAGGAGTACGGAGGCATCATCAGACACGGAGCCAAACTGCTGTATGCCTTTGCAGAGGCCACCGTCCCAAAAATAACCGTCATCAcaagaaaggtgtgtgtgtgtgagcaaaaTGAGGAGAGACAGATAAGGAAAATCCTACAAAGTGAAAAGATGGTAGAATTCAGGCTAGACTTACAATGAGGTTTAaaggtttgggttaaaatgaagATACAATTCTTCCTGGCTCAGTGTAGGGCTTAAGGTGGAATGAAAGTGTGATGTAGGGGTATCAGTTCGGTGCTACTTATTTTGATTATATGTTGGAGGTTTGCCCAAACTACCAATAACCTCCTGTAGCTGTTCAACTGAAGAGAGCAGATGAAAAATTGGTTTGCTGACCATAACTATGAGTAGTTTTATAACTTCTACACTTACTTAAAACCTGATGTTAGAAGCTAAACAAGCTAAGTGACTTTCTGCAACTGTCTTACCAATGTAAAACGTTTGGGAGACATTCATTGATAAGGGTTTACTTGGGTTTAAAAATAATGTCAAGTAATTTCAGGTCAGGAAGATGTAAGTGCGAGTATCTACTACAtaatcattgtgtgtgtgtgtgtcccaggcTTATGGAGGAGCCTATGACGTGATGAGCTCCAAACACCTGAGAGGAGATGTGAATTACGCCTGGCCCACAGCTGAGGTTGCTGTTATGGGTGCCAAGGTACAAACACTCTCTTTATTTGTTtcttgctgtctctctttcttttttgagtTGACAGAGTGTATGAACTGTTTCTTTCCGTCTCAGGGTGCTGTTCAGATTATCTTCAGAGGGAAGGAGAACCAGGCGGAGGCAGAGGCCGAATATGTGGACAAGTTCGCCAACCCGTTCCCAGCTGCTGTCAGAGGTAAATAAGTAAAAACTGTTTCTCCCAAACTCTCGCCTTTGTGCATAAATGCATCGAATACGCCTCTCTCTGAACAACCATTTGTTTTAAGGTTTCGTGGACGATATCATCGAGCCATCGACCACTCGCAAGAAGATCTGTAACGATCTGGAGGTGCTGGCCAGCAAGAAGCAGGTCAACCCCTGGAAGAAACACGCCAACATTCCTCTGTGAAACTCACATCCTCGGTTTCCACAGGAACACTATCTAAAGGCACTGTGGGATTCTCCTCATATTGACTCTAAACTCAAATGATCTGCAGTGGTACCCCGTTTGATGACGACTTTGGGAGCAGTTTGTCATATCTCTTTGGTATTTCTCCTTACTGTTGGTTTAAAACTGTCATTTACCACTCTGCTGAAAGCAGCACATAAAGATACAGTTCCTGATCTTGTTAGCGCCCAATCTCAGCTGCAAAATCCCTTCATCTCCACCCAGTTCACTGCTTATATTTCAAACTGTCAACTATGCTAAAGCACCCTGAGCTGTGAGGAAATCTGGGAGAAATATTATTGCCCTTAAACCAAAATCTGGAGATCTATCTTTACCACTGATATGCAAGATGTTATTGGGAAAATCCTGACACACTGTACCTGGATGgaataatacattaataacACATATTTTAAGATGATTGTCACATCATTCAGTAGTGGCCATATTGGTCATTATTTTTGCAATCCTACAACTTTGTATTTGAAAGGGCAGATCACGTACcgccaaaataaaacacaggtgACTGTCAGTGGGGTTGTTATAGCAGAAAATgcaaacatactgtagtttgttttgtttcctagtggtttatgtactgtatttagTTATTTGAGGTGTCTCGTGTGTACAGTAGTTTGCACTTCCTGTTGCACTCGTGTTTTTAAAATCCTCCGTCTAGGTCAAGAAACACGTCACTCTCACAACCTGGAACAGTGCCTTTTTCTCTCCGGCAGGCTCATCTGCTGTTTGTGAAATAAATCATGGACTCAACACCATGACGTGTGTTTTATTCACCAGCGCATCAGTTTCCGTCAATAAGTTACAGTGTCATGAGATGATTTGAcgaataataatgatgtaatcCTTAAAGTATTGGTTTCAAGAACAATGCTTTATCCAGTGtttagtgtgtgtctgtagatACAAAGGTACTAAATTTAGAAAGAGTTGAAATATTCTAATTATAAGTGAAAAATGATTGTTAAAGTCAAGTTAATACTTTCATTGTAGCTGTAAAAGTTAATGAGGTGTCTGCATGTGTAATAAAATTTTATTTCCTTCAATTCCTTCATATCAAAACAGAAACAACGGTACAGATTAGAACCAGTGTACAGTATCAGTtagaaaaacaatcaaaaactcAAGGTCGAGTATTCATTTGTTTCTGAGCTTTCAACCGAATCACGCGATCGAATTTGCAGATTGAGTTTGCCTTTGAACACTTCAAGGAAACGGGAAGTCTAGAGGTGCTCAAGAATAATGAAACATCAACAGCTCCATGGCAACTGAGCAAATGTCATTCATTTGAAAACTCCAAAACAAGTAAGGAAGTGGGGCCTTGAGATTGTTTCAAGGCTTAAAATGAGCAGTCAAGCTTTACAGTTATAGTCTACTATGAAAACAGTACAAAAAGTTGCAAAAacaaaggcacacacaaacatcggTCCATAAATTGAttacagattttattttattaaaaagaatttaggttcacagaaaaaaaaaacaggcttttaGAGCATTTTAGGGCAACTGATGTCTACTGCACTGCAGAAAAGATCCAATTGTCTCTGATATTTACACGAGGACTGCCGAGCCAGCCAATGGgagaaaaaagttgtaaaatgattgattaacCAACAGCGGGTGAGTAAAAAGATATGGCTGGACACATAACCACATTCAAACAAATCTGTCAGACATAAAAGATCCATCACTGCACTGGATATGAAAGATGAGAACAACAAATCTTTAAACTCCTTGGATCAGTTTAACACTGTTTGCACGTGTAAAAACTTCGATATCAGCAGAAAAATGAACAAACCCAACAAAGAATCTGCTGTAATACTGAACCATGAAAAACGATTACAATCAGACCATACAGCGCTTAAAAGCTTGTATCCCACGGCAACAATCTGAGTTTAGTAACCATTAGATATGAGATACAGGGTTGGGGGATAGGGTTGGGGGataggggtgggggtggggtctGGAATATAAGTATGTAGGCCACAATTTGGCAACGAACAAGATACATATTCAAGAAAAACCTGTACAAAcatcagacaaaaacaaaaacacacttgatTTAAAACTTTAGTACTAAAGCTACAGaattcaaaatatgtttattgtctttttttaaaacttttttttactttaaaaagctgttatctgtgtgtctgtgtgtgtctgtgtgtgtgtgtgtgtgtgtgtgtgtgtgtgtgtgtgtgtgtgtgtgtgtgtgtgtgtgcagaatgtTTCCAAGATCTGAGGGGTGGATCTTTTGTCCGAGGTCGGTGGGGTGTGGCTTCATCGTCAAATGACAACgcttgcacgcacacacgcacacaagacAGTTACATCGTTTCTTCCGAGTCGGCCTACGTGTATTGTCGACCTCTTGTGTTCACGTGTGACCACTGAACCATCATCGCcaacactttacacacacacgtcaCGCACCAGAAGCACCACCACCGCATACAAGGACTCAGATggcaaacagagagaggagagaaaagaggggggGTTGGTGGGTGGTAATAAGAGCAAAGATATAGAACATTTAGTGTTGAGATCCACTTTATGTCGGATTTAACCAGACGGATCGAAGTGCGACAACAAaggaagggtgtgtgtgtgtgtgtgaggggggtgggggggttggaaGGGGCTGTACAGAGTGTTACgctgctctgtgctgctgaTAAGGAGCGAAACCAAACAACTGTAAATCTGTGTAACAGGGAACCGTAAAAACTGCAGGTACTTTTCGGCCGGAGCTGCAGGATTACTTGGCAAGAGCGCCATCAGAGCTAAACCGACatgaggcggaggaggaggaggaggaagaagaagaggagcagggTGAAGCTCTTGAATAATCTGTACTAGATTCTGAATCCTCCGGCCCAACCTGAAAGAACAGAGCGGATCCTCAACTCGGCGCTTCCAGCCGACGCGGGATCCATCAGCAGATCCGCTTGACAAATATCCTTCCATCATGTcttacagaaagagaaaagtactttgacaatgttttttttcttcttcttaagaGTGTGATTGGCAGGTGATCTGGGTTAGACGGCCCAAAACCTCTCTTCTGTTTAGTCCTGATTTGGATCCTGATCTTAGGATCTTTTGCCTCTTCCCCAGATCAGAACATGGGCATGCTGAATCCCTGgaacagcagagagaggaagacactGTTAAGAAAATCTCACAAAGATGACCTCAGTGGTTGTAGAGTGCAACtattaatcagttatcaaaaaaatatacattaatacattaacatACACCTACTAATTCACTCAAATGTTTTACTTACCGACTCGTCCTCAATCATCGCTGCAGAGTCAAAGAAGTCTGGTCTTAATTCTGCTCTTTCACGTCTGTTCCTTGATGGCGGCTAGAACggcaaaaaaaatccccaaagtaagacatttaataaagaagaagaagaaaatcagacaaaataatCTGGAATTTCAAAACTAAAGTTCAGGCACAGAAAGCGATGTTTACTGACCAGGTCGATCACCATAGTGTCTTCGAATTCCTCATTCATGTCCTCCAGCTGACCTCGCGATGACATCATCACGTCCTCGAAGATCGGCTCTGCGTCATCCTCCATCAGCCCGCGCCTGGGGCAGAGACAGAGATTGATGTAATGACTTTGTTCAATCCTTACATACTGcacagggtctaatttgacccatttttgcattttaaagaaaaaaataaacaggccAAAAACGTGATGACTTATcttaatgtgacattttaacTTTCTAACAAATATTTTATGTACCATTGTTACAAATTTTGATTGAGtatttgactcatatttattcaaaaattcaaaaagcaccattaaaaaaatagtttattcaGTGTCATTTATTGAAAGTGTTCTCCAGTGTTATGTAACGTTGGACCAtcaacataaaatgtaaaatctaaaGAGTAAACTCTCTGCTCTTCGAAAGCATAATCAGGGATTAATCACAAGTTTAATAAAGACTAATGAGGTGTTAATGATTAATTTGTGGCTCCAAAATGATGtacagagactaattatgaacagtatgtaagggttaaaaactgACATCAAATAccaaaactaaaacacacacttacacagtcTGCCGGACACCCTGATTGCTGCGTGACTTGATGTAGTTCAAAGCCGTCCGGTCCTTCCTGCTCACCTCATCCATCTTCTGCTGGCCGAGCCACGACATCTGCATCTGAGGACTGAAGACCAACAACACACTTTTATATCTCATTCTGTGTATTTCTGCTTATATTATAAAAAGCTGAATTCCTTACAATTcaatatgtaaatgtgtctaTGTagagtactgtactgtattgtatgtGCGTGCACTGACTTGTGTACGAAGTCGTTCTCTGATCCGGG harbors:
- the pccb gene encoding propionyl-CoA carboxylase beta chain, mitochondrial, which produces MMAAFGVARSSCGLLNGLRISFRSLAQVKHGAVTPQTNLRQACRLYSVSHLSVRERIEEKRKAALVGGGQQRIDAQHKRGKLTARERVELLLDHESFVESDMFVEHRCSDFGMEQDRNKFPGDSVVTGRGRINGRLVYVFSQDFTVFGGSLSGAHAQKICKIMDQAMMVGAPVIGLNDSGGARIQEGVESLAGYADIFLRNVMASGVVPQISLIMGPCAGGAVYSPALTDFTFMVKDTSYLFITGPDVVKSVTNEDVTQEELGGAKTHTTVSGVAHRAFENDIEALLNLREFFNFLPLSNQDQPPIRECHDPSDRPVLSLDTIVPFESTKAYDMLDIIHAIVDEKDFFEIMPNYAKNIVVGFARMNGRTVGIVGNQPKVASGCLDINSSVKGARFVRFCDAFNIPIITFVDVPGFLPGTAQEYGGIIRHGAKLLYAFAEATVPKITVITRKAYGGAYDVMSSKHLRGDVNYAWPTAEVAVMGAKGAVQIIFRGKENQAEAEAEYVDKFANPFPAAVRGFVDDIIEPSTTRKKICNDLEVLASKKQVNPWKKHANIPL